In Candidatus Cloacimonadaceae bacterium, the DNA window CGGATCGCTTTCAGCGCTATCCAAACCGGTCTTACTCATCTCAATCACCTTCATGGTCGATCCTAACTTCAATACCCCTGCCTTCTCTGCCATGTCTTCTACAGGCTGCTCCGAACCATCTTCCCTCATCAGTACGATCTGGCTGCCTGATTTCACCATCTCCTCCAGCGTTGCCTTGTCTTTGCCATTCTGTTTTTGCTTGTTCATCTTGATCTCCTTCTCGGTTACCCGACTGTTAACTTATGGGTTCTACCTAAACCCCCTCGCAACAGTGGTCAAGTCCTTTCTGCACAATATGATAAGAAAGTTGTGGTTTTATAGGCTCTCATTTGTCACAGCAACATGCCATTTGCAAAAATCGTGAGCTAATTTGCAAAAGCCTTGATCCTTTCCCAGTCCTTCCATTTGCAAAAATCGTGAGCTAATTTGCAAAAGCCTTGATCCAAACCGAGTGCAAAAATGCCATTTGCAAAAATCAGTGAGCCAATTTGCAAATTCAAGTGACCCTTTTCAACAGCGAAGTCTCTGGATAGTCAGGAAAAAAACTTGACTATTCTGGCATGCTTGGCAATTTGACCAAATATGCATAACAAGCGAGGTTTAGATAATGCAACAGACTGCCAGATATGACAATATGGCGATCATTATGAAAGCGTTGGCGCATCCTACCCGCCTGCTGATTTTGGATCGACTTCATGAGCGAGAGCACTGCGTAGGTGAATTGCAGGAGATCATCGGTGCCGATATGTCCACCGTCTCCAAACACCTGAGCGTGATGAAACAAGCCGGTATCATCGCTGGAAAAAAGCACAACAATCAGGTTTTCTACCGTCTTTTGTGTCCCTGCATCTTGGATATGTATCAATGCGTGACCGGAATATTGGCTAAAGGAAGAGACTCATGAGCAGGAAACTGAAAGAACTGAAAATCCTGTTGATCATGGTGGGTGTGTTTCTCGCCGCCTATTTCATCCCATTTGCATCGCCGCGTTTTCGTGCCGGCTTGCATGAAGCTTTTTTCATGGTGCAGGATTACGCGCGTTTGCATGTGCTCCTGTGCCTTGTCCCCGCGCTGTTTATCGCTGGAGCGGTGAGTGTTTTCGTCTCCCAGGCGGCGGTGATGAAGTATCTCGGCGCCAAGGCAAAGAAATGGCTTGCATACAGCGTAGCTGCCGTTTCCGGAGCGATCCTTGCGGTCTGTTCATGCACGATCCTGCCTCTTTTTAGCGGGATTTACAAACGCGGCGCAGGGCTCGGTCCTGCGATCGCATTTCTCTATTCCGGACCTGCGATCAACATCCTCGCGATCGTGATGACGGCTCGTATTCTTGGTGTCCAAATGGGCATCGCCAGAGCCGTGGGAGCGATTCTTTTCAGCGTCATCATCGGTCTGATCATGCATCTGATCTTCCGTGGAGAAGAATCCGTGCGCCTGGAAAAGGCGATGAACTTCGGCTCCGAGGAAGGCGGAAAACCGCTGTGGCAAACGATCATCCACTTTGGCTTGATGATCCTCTTTCTGATCGTGATCAATTGGGCAAAACCCACCGTTCAATCCGGTTTTCTGGGTTGGATGTATCTCAACAAATGGCTGCTCACGTCTTTGTTAGCCTTGCTTTTTGGCTTTTCGCTGAGCATATTTTATCGTTTCAAATGGTGGAAGGTTGTCCTCACTGCGGCGATCATTGCTTTAGTCGGTTATCTGTATCCCAATCCCCTGATCCCGTTTGTGATGGGGATCTATCTCTTCAGCTTATGGCTGATTCTGGAAAAGGGCGAGCTGAACGAATGGCTCGGCGCCACCTGGGGCTTTGCCAAACTGATCATCCCTCTGTTGTTTGTCGGCGTGATGATTGCCGGCAGCCTTTTGGGGCGTCCCGGTTTTGAAGCATGGGTGCCTTCCCGCTGGATCGAATCGGCGCTGGGTGGAAACTCTCTTTGGGCAAATTTCTTTGCCGCGGTCTCCGGAGCCTTCATGTATTTTGCCACTCTCACCGAAGTTCCTATCCTGCAAGGGCTTCTGGGCAGCGGCATGGGCAAGGGGCCCGCGTTGGCATTGCTGCTTTCAGGGCCTGCTTTGTCGCTGCCAAGCATGTTGGTGATCAATACGGTGCTGGGATTCAAGAAAACTGTCACGTTTATTACCCTTGTAGTGATCATGTCCACGCTCGCGGGATACTTTTTCGGGAGCGTGTTCGCATGATTTTGTGCAGCATTGAATCCCGCTGGGCGGAAACATCCACCCCGGCACCCGAAGAGAGTGATAACCATGCAACGTAAAGTACTAATCCTCTGCACCGGTAATTCCTGCCGCAGCATCATCGCCGAAGCGATGGTAAATCATTATCTTTCAGATAGATGGCAGGCATTTTCTGCGGGAGTCGCACCCTCAAAAGTCAATCCTTATGCCGCCAAAGTGCTTGAGGAAATGGGCATCGACACTGCTTCGATGCGCTCCAAAAGCGTGGTGGAATTCCTGCAAAGAGACGATCTCGATCTGGTCATCACCGTCTGCGATCACGCCAAAGAAACCTGCCCGGTGTTCCTGAAACCGGTCAAACAATTCCACATCGGCATTGATGATCCGGCACCATCTAACGCCAAGCCGGGAGATATCTCCCTGCTCAGCTTTCGTAAAACCGTGGAAGATGTCCGGGAGAAAATACTGGGCTATCTCATTGGCATAGATAGAAATTTGAAGTAGAGCAACGAGATAAATGCAGAAGAGATCATTTAACACACACAAAGGCAGAGAATGAAAAGAAAAATAGGGCTCGGAATGACAAACGCGCTTTGTGATCGCCAGCTAAAACCCGAGCTCCGCTGTAAAAAGTTATTGACAAATATCAGATTATGTTTAAACTGTTATCTATGAGCCATGGAAATTATGGGTAAACCGTGCACCACGACTGTAAGGAGTTAAAGCAATGAAGAAAGTAATTTTTGCCTTGGCGTGTGTGGCGCTTTTTACCGTTCTGTGCGCCAATCCGGTCATCCCCAGAGCGGTTGCAAGGGTGTGGTTTGACGCGAATGAGGATTTCAACGTGCTCTTCGGCGATGAGAATGCCAATTCATACGATATCCCCTCGATGAGTTTCAGCACTTCCTCAGGCACCTGGTCTTTTCCCGCAAACTTCACTCCTCCGTCGGATCCTCCCTACTCGGTCAATTTCACCCAAACGATCCCGGGATTCGACATCCAGCGTCGGCAATTCCGATGCCTTGCTCCC includes these proteins:
- a CDS encoding metalloregulator ArsR/SmtB family transcription factor; this translates as MQQTARYDNMAIIMKALAHPTRLLILDRLHEREHCVGELQEIIGADMSTVSKHLSVMKQAGIIAGKKHNNQVFYRLLCPCILDMYQCVTGILAKGRDS
- a CDS encoding permease, yielding MSRKLKELKILLIMVGVFLAAYFIPFASPRFRAGLHEAFFMVQDYARLHVLLCLVPALFIAGAVSVFVSQAAVMKYLGAKAKKWLAYSVAAVSGAILAVCSCTILPLFSGIYKRGAGLGPAIAFLYSGPAINILAIVMTARILGVQMGIARAVGAILFSVIIGLIMHLIFRGEESVRLEKAMNFGSEEGGKPLWQTIIHFGLMILFLIVINWAKPTVQSGFLGWMYLNKWLLTSLLALLFGFSLSIFYRFKWWKVVLTAAIIALVGYLYPNPLIPFVMGIYLFSLWLILEKGELNEWLGATWGFAKLIIPLLFVGVMIAGSLLGRPGFEAWVPSRWIESALGGNSLWANFFAAVSGAFMYFATLTEVPILQGLLGSGMGKGPALALLLSGPALSLPSMLVINTVLGFKKTVTFITLVVIMSTLAGYFFGSVFA
- a CDS encoding arsenate reductase ArsC; amino-acid sequence: MQRKVLILCTGNSCRSIIAEAMVNHYLSDRWQAFSAGVAPSKVNPYAAKVLEEMGIDTASMRSKSVVEFLQRDDLDLVITVCDHAKETCPVFLKPVKQFHIGIDDPAPSNAKPGDISLLSFRKTVEDVREKILGYLIGIDRNLK
- a CDS encoding T9SS type A sorting domain-containing protein, which codes for MKKVIFALACVALFTVLCANPVIPRAVARVWFDANEDFNVLFGDENANSYDIPSMSFSTSSGTWSFPANFTPPSDPPYSVNFTQTIPGFDIQRRQFRCLAPNSSRSAGTVSNVLTPAISDRVLVKYTGTALTNRSITIKLFDLRGRVLSQYELPASGQMDLILPRLGSGVYFLSAFSADRMLSRQKLTVIK